In one window of Microbacterium sp. PM5 DNA:
- a CDS encoding MarR family transcriptional regulator — protein sequence MSRTPSSPRDPIAEARRQWVAHGWVDAAAGMTAVTSIMRAHQILLARVDEALKPFSLTFARYELLTLLSFTRDGRMPLSSAASRLQVHPTSVTNTVDRLEAAGLVAREPHPGDRRATLVALTRAGRDLAAQATAALNDAVFAAPGLTADDVEDLVAILARLRRSAGDVVSDS from the coding sequence GTGAGCCGCACGCCGTCGTCGCCACGCGATCCGATCGCGGAGGCCCGCCGCCAGTGGGTGGCGCACGGCTGGGTCGACGCCGCGGCAGGGATGACGGCGGTGACGAGCATCATGCGGGCGCACCAGATTCTGCTCGCGCGCGTCGACGAGGCCCTGAAGCCGTTCTCGCTCACGTTCGCCCGCTACGAACTGCTGACGCTGCTGAGTTTCACCCGTGACGGACGGATGCCGCTGTCGTCGGCGGCGAGCCGCTTGCAAGTGCACCCGACGAGCGTGACGAACACCGTCGACCGCCTTGAAGCGGCCGGGCTCGTCGCGCGCGAGCCGCACCCCGGCGATCGTCGGGCGACGCTGGTCGCCCTGACGAGGGCGGGGCGTGACCTCGCGGCTCAGGCCACCGCGGCGCTCAACGACGCCGTGTTCGCCGCGCCCGGCCTGACAGCCGACGACGTGGAAGACCTCGTCGCGATCCTCGCCCGACTGCGCCGGTCGGCGGGCGATGTCGTCAGCGATTCGTGA
- a CDS encoding enoyl-CoA hydratase-related protein, with translation MSDYSTILVSTRGRVGWITLNRPEALNALNSTLVEELAAAAAAFDADEEIGCIVVTGSERAFAAGADIKQMEDRSAVEMSLRNPFVGLEAFSRVRTPVIAAVAGYALGGGCELAMACDIILAADTARFGQPEITLGVIPGLGGTQRLPRAIGYYKAAELVLTGRMMDAAEAERAGLVSRVVPAADLLAEAEAMAEQIAAKSLPVLYAAKESLRASLETGAAEGLRFEKQVFTSLFALDDQKEGMAAFREKRAPRFTNR, from the coding sequence ATGAGCGACTACTCCACGATCCTCGTCTCCACCCGCGGCCGCGTCGGATGGATCACCCTGAACCGGCCCGAGGCGCTCAACGCGCTGAACTCGACCCTGGTCGAAGAACTCGCCGCCGCGGCGGCCGCGTTCGATGCCGACGAGGAGATCGGCTGCATCGTCGTCACCGGCTCGGAGCGCGCCTTCGCCGCCGGCGCCGACATCAAGCAGATGGAGGACCGCTCTGCCGTCGAGATGTCGCTGCGCAACCCCTTCGTGGGCCTCGAGGCCTTCTCGCGCGTACGCACGCCCGTCATCGCGGCCGTCGCCGGGTACGCGCTCGGAGGCGGCTGCGAGCTGGCGATGGCGTGCGACATCATCCTGGCTGCCGACACCGCCCGCTTCGGTCAGCCCGAGATCACTCTCGGCGTCATCCCCGGCCTCGGCGGCACGCAGCGTCTGCCGCGTGCGATCGGCTACTACAAGGCGGCAGAGCTCGTGCTCACCGGACGGATGATGGATGCCGCCGAAGCCGAGCGGGCCGGCCTGGTCTCCCGCGTCGTGCCCGCCGCCGACCTGCTCGCCGAGGCAGAAGCGATGGCCGAGCAGATCGCCGCGAAATCGCTTCCCGTGCTGTACGCCGCCAAGGAGTCGCTGCGCGCCTCGCTGGAGACCGGCGCCGCCGAGGGGCTGCGCTTCGAGAAGCAGGTCTTCACATCACTGTTCGCGCTGGACGACCAGAAGGAGGGCATGGCCGCCTTCCGGGAGAAGCGTGCACCGCGATTCACGAATCGCTGA
- a CDS encoding acyl-CoA dehydrogenase family protein — translation MSMTVSPSLSADERGAILEAVRDFARTRLEPHALEWDRDKHFPRDVLADAGELGLGGLYVREDVGGTALTREDAALVFEQLSMGDPTIAAYISIHNMVAWMIDSYGTPAQREQWLPRLITLRDLGAYCLTEPGAGSDAAAITTSAIGDGDGYVLTGVKQFISGAGEAAVYVVMARTGEPGARGISAFLVPADAEGLSFGPHERKMGWNAQPTRQVILDEVRVPASALLGGVGEGFRIAMSGLNGGRVNIAACSVGGAQWALDRAVRYVHERFTFGEALAERQSVVFALADMATQLQAARAMVRDAARAIDARADDVAVQCAMAKRFATDAGFEVANRALQLHGGYGYLQEYGIEKVVRDLRVHQILEGTNEIMRVIIGRDVLGA, via the coding sequence ATGAGCATGACTGTGTCTCCTTCCCTCTCCGCCGATGAGCGGGGCGCCATCCTCGAAGCCGTCCGTGACTTCGCCCGAACGCGGCTGGAGCCGCATGCGCTGGAATGGGATCGCGACAAGCACTTTCCGCGGGACGTGCTCGCCGACGCCGGCGAACTCGGCCTCGGAGGGCTGTATGTGCGTGAGGACGTCGGTGGCACCGCGCTGACGCGCGAGGACGCCGCACTCGTCTTCGAGCAGCTGTCGATGGGCGATCCCACGATCGCCGCGTACATCAGCATCCACAACATGGTCGCCTGGATGATCGACAGCTACGGCACTCCGGCGCAGCGCGAGCAGTGGCTGCCGCGTCTGATCACGCTTCGCGACCTCGGCGCCTACTGCCTCACGGAGCCCGGCGCGGGCTCGGATGCCGCGGCCATCACGACCAGCGCGATCGGCGACGGCGACGGCTATGTGCTCACCGGGGTCAAGCAGTTCATCTCCGGGGCGGGGGAGGCGGCGGTCTATGTCGTCATGGCCCGCACCGGCGAGCCCGGTGCGCGGGGCATCAGCGCCTTCCTGGTGCCGGCGGATGCCGAGGGTCTGAGCTTCGGACCCCACGAGCGCAAGATGGGGTGGAACGCGCAGCCCACCCGTCAGGTGATCCTCGACGAGGTGCGGGTGCCGGCATCCGCTCTGCTGGGCGGCGTGGGCGAGGGGTTCCGCATCGCGATGAGCGGGCTCAACGGGGGGCGGGTCAACATCGCGGCCTGCTCCGTCGGCGGCGCCCAGTGGGCGCTCGATCGTGCCGTGCGCTACGTGCACGAGCGGTTCACGTTCGGCGAGGCCCTCGCCGAACGGCAGAGCGTCGTGTTCGCCCTCGCCGACATGGCCACGCAGCTGCAGGCGGCCCGGGCGATGGTGCGCGACGCGGCTCGCGCGATCGACGCCCGTGCCGACGACGTCGCCGTGCAGTGCGCCATGGCCAAGCGCTTCGCCACCGACGCCGGCTTCGAGGTGGCCAACCGGGCGCTGCAGCTGCACGGCGGCTACGGGTATCTGCAGGAGTACGGGATCGAGAAGGTGGTGCGCGACCTTCGTGTGCATCAGATCCTGGAGGGTACGAACGAGATCATGCGGGTCATCATCGGTCGCGACGTTCTGGGAGCATGA
- a CDS encoding thiolase family protein, which produces MRTAVIVDAVRTPSGRGKPGGALSGIHPVDLAALVLRATLERNGLESAQIDDVLLGCVSQVGEQTMNIARQAVLAAGFDERVPATTIDRQCGSSQQAAQFAAQGVMAGQYDIVIAGGVESMSRVPLGVAASVAGSPFSPGLHARYPDGLVNQGVSAELIAARWGFSRDELDAYAAESHERAAEAQVQGRFASQLLAVDGVEIDETVRPGTTVAGLSGLAPAFRTDAMAERFPEIDWLITPGNSSPLTDGASAVLIMSEQKARELGLTPRARFHAFSVVGDDPLMMLTGPIPATRRVLERGGLTIDDLDAYEVNEAFAPVPLAWAAELGADAAKLNPWGGAIALGHALGSSGTRLMGTLLAHLEATGGRYGLQTMCEGGGMANATIIERL; this is translated from the coding sequence GTGCGTACCGCAGTCATCGTCGACGCCGTCCGCACCCCGTCCGGCCGTGGCAAGCCGGGGGGCGCGCTCAGCGGCATCCATCCCGTCGACCTCGCCGCGCTGGTGCTGCGGGCGACGCTCGAGCGCAACGGCCTGGAATCGGCGCAGATCGACGACGTGCTGCTCGGCTGCGTCAGCCAGGTCGGCGAACAGACGATGAACATCGCGCGTCAGGCGGTGCTCGCGGCCGGATTCGACGAGCGCGTTCCGGCGACGACGATCGATCGGCAGTGCGGATCGAGCCAGCAGGCCGCGCAGTTCGCGGCGCAGGGCGTCATGGCCGGACAGTACGACATCGTCATCGCCGGCGGCGTCGAATCGATGAGCCGCGTGCCTCTCGGGGTCGCGGCATCCGTCGCCGGTTCACCCTTCTCACCGGGGTTGCACGCGCGCTATCCCGACGGACTCGTGAACCAGGGCGTGTCGGCCGAGCTGATCGCGGCGCGCTGGGGCTTCTCGCGCGACGAGCTCGACGCGTACGCGGCCGAGTCGCACGAACGCGCTGCCGAGGCGCAGGTCCAGGGCAGATTCGCCTCGCAGCTGCTGGCCGTCGACGGTGTCGAGATCGACGAGACGGTGCGCCCGGGCACCACCGTCGCGGGTCTTTCCGGCCTCGCGCCGGCCTTCCGCACCGATGCCATGGCGGAGCGCTTTCCCGAGATCGACTGGCTGATCACACCCGGCAACTCTTCTCCGCTGACCGACGGCGCCTCCGCCGTCCTGATCATGAGCGAGCAGAAGGCGCGCGAGCTCGGGCTCACGCCGCGAGCGCGCTTCCACGCCTTCTCCGTCGTCGGCGACGACCCCCTGATGATGCTCACGGGGCCGATTCCCGCGACACGTCGCGTGCTGGAGCGCGGTGGACTGACGATCGACGATCTCGACGCGTACGAGGTCAACGAGGCGTTCGCCCCGGTGCCGCTCGCGTGGGCTGCCGAACTCGGCGCGGATGCCGCCAAGCTCAACCCCTGGGGCGGCGCGATCGCCCTCGGGCATGCGCTCGGCTCCAGCGGCACGCGACTGATGGGCACCCTGCTCGCCCATCTCGAAGCCACCGGCGGACGCTACGGGCTGCAGACCATGTGCGAGGGCGGCGGCATGGCCAACGCCACCATCATCGAACGGCTGTAG
- a CDS encoding bifunctional 2-methylcitrate synthase/citrate synthase — MSDQQTPPQIHKGLAGVVADATAISKVNPETNSLLYRGYPVHELAATQSAEAVAYLLWNGELPTDDQLAAFRATERQHRTLADDVKAVIDLTPTDAHPMDEVRSAVSVLGARDLAGTGSVLDASGSRDENLERSMRLFAALPAIVAYGQRRRRGEELIAPRDDLDYAANFLWMTFGEEFDPVVVDAFNRSMILYAEHSFNASTFTARVITSTLSDLYSAVVGAIGALKGPLHGGANEAVLHIFDEIGDADNVAPWLERALAEKRKIMGFGHRVYKHGDSRVPTMKAALDTLITYYDRPDVEALYATLEREFVARKGIYPNLDYPSGPAYNLMGFDTLTFTPLFVAARVVGWTAHIMEQAASNALIRPLSAYSGVDERHIEGFVDEAGTSTISLRAAEAEG, encoded by the coding sequence ATGAGCGACCAGCAGACCCCACCCCAGATCCACAAGGGGCTCGCGGGCGTCGTCGCCGATGCGACCGCCATCAGCAAGGTCAACCCGGAGACCAACTCGCTGCTCTACCGCGGCTATCCGGTGCACGAGCTGGCCGCCACGCAGTCGGCCGAAGCGGTCGCGTACCTGCTGTGGAACGGCGAACTGCCGACCGACGATCAGCTCGCCGCGTTCCGAGCCACCGAGCGGCAGCACCGGACGCTCGCCGACGACGTCAAGGCCGTGATCGATCTGACCCCGACCGATGCCCACCCGATGGATGAGGTGCGCTCGGCTGTGAGCGTGCTGGGCGCGCGCGACCTCGCCGGCACCGGGTCCGTGCTCGATGCGAGCGGGTCTCGCGACGAGAACCTCGAGCGCAGCATGCGCCTGTTCGCCGCCCTGCCGGCGATCGTCGCCTACGGGCAGCGTCGCCGCCGCGGTGAGGAGCTCATCGCCCCGCGCGACGATCTCGATTACGCAGCGAACTTCCTCTGGATGACCTTCGGCGAAGAGTTCGACCCGGTCGTGGTCGACGCGTTCAACCGCTCGATGATCCTGTACGCGGAGCACTCGTTCAACGCGTCCACTTTCACGGCGCGAGTGATCACCTCCACCCTCAGCGACCTGTACTCGGCCGTGGTCGGTGCGATCGGAGCACTCAAGGGACCGCTGCACGGCGGGGCCAACGAGGCCGTGCTGCACATCTTCGACGAGATCGGGGACGCCGACAACGTGGCGCCCTGGCTCGAGCGGGCCCTCGCCGAGAAGCGCAAGATCATGGGCTTCGGTCACCGCGTCTACAAGCACGGCGACTCGCGCGTGCCCACGATGAAAGCTGCGCTCGACACGCTCATCACGTACTACGACCGTCCCGATGTCGAGGCCCTCTACGCGACGCTGGAGCGCGAGTTCGTCGCCCGCAAGGGCATCTACCCGAACCTCGACTACCCGTCGGGGCCGGCGTACAACCTGATGGGCTTCGACACCCTGACCTTCACTCCGCTGTTCGTTGCGGCGCGGGTCGTGGGGTGGACGGCGCACATCATGGAACAGGCGGCATCCAACGCGCTCATCCGTCCGCTGTCGGCCTACAGCGGCGTGGACGAGCGCCACATCGAGGGGTTCGTCGACGAGGCCGGCACCTCGACGATCTCGCTGCGCGCCGCCGAAGCCGAGGGCTGA
- the prpB gene encoding methylisocitrate lyase, giving the protein MLYSQTPASEKRRLLRERLRAGELVRFPGAFNPLSARMIEQKGFEGVYISGAVLSADLGLPDIGLTTLTEVAGRGQQIARMTELPAIIDADTGFGEPMNVARTIQTLEDAGLSGTHIEDQVNPKRCGHLDGKQVVDTDTALQRIRAAVDARRDPNFLIMARTDIRAVEGLDAAIDRAKALVDAGADAIFPEAMRDLAEFAAVCAAVDVPVLANMTEFGKSDLFSVDQLRDAGVQIVIWPVSLLRIAMGAASRALDTLNDEGHLTSRLGEMQHRADLYDLIDYPSYNQFDANVFNFQISR; this is encoded by the coding sequence ATGCTGTACAGCCAGACCCCGGCATCCGAGAAGCGGCGCCTGCTGCGCGAGCGCCTGCGGGCGGGTGAGCTCGTCCGTTTTCCCGGAGCGTTCAACCCGCTGTCGGCCCGGATGATCGAGCAGAAGGGCTTCGAGGGCGTCTACATCTCGGGGGCGGTGCTGAGTGCCGATCTGGGGCTTCCGGACATCGGTCTGACGACGCTGACTGAGGTCGCCGGTCGCGGTCAGCAGATCGCCCGCATGACCGAGCTTCCCGCCATCATCGACGCCGACACCGGCTTCGGCGAGCCCATGAACGTCGCGCGGACCATCCAGACGCTAGAAGACGCGGGGCTGTCGGGCACGCACATCGAAGACCAGGTGAACCCCAAGCGCTGCGGTCACCTCGACGGCAAACAGGTCGTCGACACCGACACCGCCCTCCAGCGCATCCGCGCCGCCGTCGACGCCCGCCGCGACCCGAACTTCCTCATCATGGCGCGCACCGACATCCGCGCGGTCGAGGGGCTGGACGCCGCCATCGATCGGGCCAAGGCGCTCGTGGATGCCGGGGCCGACGCGATCTTCCCCGAGGCGATGCGCGACCTCGCGGAGTTCGCCGCCGTGTGCGCCGCCGTCGACGTGCCCGTGCTGGCGAACATGACCGAGTTCGGTAAGAGCGATCTGTTCAGCGTCGACCAGCTCCGCGATGCGGGCGTGCAGATCGTCATCTGGCCCGTCTCGCTGCTGCGGATCGCGATGGGTGCGGCATCCCGTGCGCTGGATACCCTGAACGACGAGGGACATCTGACCTCGCGCCTGGGTGAGATGCAGCACCGCGCCGACCTGTACGACCTCATCGACTACCCGTCGTACAACCAGTTCGACGCGAACGTCTTCAACTTTCAGATCTCCCGCTGA
- a CDS encoding MmgE/PrpD family protein translates to MTVIHHVRVHRSEENLAREDQLAHRIAEVAADPVAVESDVVEMIINRVIDNAAVAAASLTRGPVTAARAQALDHPVSRGGAGATVFGEPNTVHTSPEWAAWANGVAVRELDYHDTFLAAEYSHPGDNIPPIAAVAQHVGADGAALVRAIATGYEIQMDLVRAISLHKHKIDHVAHLGPSAAAGIGTLLGLDADTIAQAVAQALHTTTATRQSRKGEISTWKAHAPAFAGKMAVEAVDRAMRGQTSPSPIYEGEDGVIAWMLDGKDAAYDVPLPAPGEPKRAILDSYTKEHSAEYQAQAWIDLARKLHGSHPELADPATVESIVLHTSHHTHYVIGSGANDPQKYDPTASRETLDHSIPYIFAVALQDGGWHHVDSYLPARAAREDTVALWHKITTAEDAEWTRRYHSEDPDEKAFGGRVEIRLSDGSTIVDEIAVADAHPLGARPFARADYVRKFRLLAEPVLEPAEIERFLALAERLPELTVDEVRELNIVARAGVLAAVASPKGLF, encoded by the coding sequence ATGACCGTCATCCACCACGTCCGTGTGCACCGGAGCGAAGAGAACCTCGCCCGCGAGGACCAGCTCGCGCACAGGATCGCCGAGGTCGCCGCCGACCCGGTGGCCGTCGAGTCCGACGTCGTCGAGATGATCATCAACCGCGTCATCGACAACGCGGCGGTGGCCGCGGCATCCCTCACCCGCGGCCCCGTCACCGCGGCGCGCGCCCAGGCGCTCGATCACCCGGTCTCGCGGGGAGGGGCGGGCGCCACGGTGTTCGGCGAGCCGAACACGGTGCACACGAGCCCCGAGTGGGCGGCGTGGGCGAACGGTGTGGCGGTGCGCGAACTCGACTATCACGACACGTTCCTCGCTGCGGAGTATTCGCACCCCGGCGACAACATCCCGCCGATCGCCGCCGTCGCCCAGCACGTCGGCGCCGACGGCGCGGCGCTGGTGCGCGCCATCGCGACCGGATACGAGATCCAGATGGATCTCGTACGCGCCATCAGCCTGCACAAGCACAAGATCGATCACGTCGCGCACCTGGGCCCGTCGGCGGCGGCCGGCATCGGCACGCTGCTGGGTCTCGACGCCGACACGATCGCCCAGGCCGTCGCGCAGGCCCTGCACACGACCACCGCGACGCGGCAGTCGCGCAAGGGTGAGATCTCCACCTGGAAGGCGCACGCCCCCGCCTTTGCCGGCAAGATGGCGGTCGAAGCCGTCGACCGCGCGATGCGCGGACAGACCTCGCCGTCCCCGATCTACGAGGGCGAAGACGGCGTGATCGCCTGGATGCTCGACGGCAAGGACGCCGCGTACGACGTGCCGCTTCCCGCGCCCGGCGAGCCCAAGCGCGCGATCCTCGACTCCTATACGAAGGAGCACTCCGCCGAGTATCAGGCGCAGGCGTGGATCGACCTCGCGCGCAAGCTCCACGGCTCCCACCCCGAGCTCGCCGATCCCGCCACCGTCGAGAGCATCGTCCTGCACACCAGCCATCACACCCACTACGTGATCGGCTCCGGCGCGAACGATCCGCAGAAGTACGACCCGACCGCCTCTCGCGAGACCCTCGACCACTCGATTCCCTACATCTTCGCCGTCGCACTGCAGGACGGCGGGTGGCATCACGTCGACTCGTACCTGCCCGCTCGCGCCGCCCGCGAGGACACGGTTGCGCTGTGGCACAAGATCACCACGGCGGAGGATGCCGAGTGGACGCGCCGCTACCACTCCGAGGACCCCGACGAGAAGGCGTTCGGGGGCCGCGTGGAGATCCGCCTCTCGGACGGTTCGACGATCGTGGACGAGATCGCGGTCGCCGACGCCCACCCGCTCGGCGCGCGCCCGTTCGCTCGCGCCGACTACGTGCGCAAGTTCCGTCTGCTCGCCGAGCCGGTGCTCGAGCCCGCCGAGATCGAGCGGTTCCTGGCCCTGGCCGAGCGGCTTCCCGAGCTGACCGTCGACGAGGTGCGCGAGCTCAACATCGTCGCCCGCGCCGGCGTGCTGGCCGCGGTGGCGAGCCCGAAGGGGCTGTTCTGA
- a CDS encoding GntR family transcriptional regulator has product MRASDRAYRALLDEIQSGVLAPGAVLAEVEQSVRLGVSRTPLREALGRLLADGLVVQPSPRLTVVSDIDAGDIRELFEVRRALEETAARLAARGADADLFAALAGEFARTDAAADPDAYYALIARFDDALDAAVANDYLTAALKTVRTHLVRVRRLARDNPARLAASVAEHRLIASAVAAGDADLAAHATHVHLHNALVAILASLEGNP; this is encoded by the coding sequence GTGCGTGCCAGTGACCGTGCCTACCGGGCGCTGCTCGACGAGATCCAGTCCGGCGTGCTGGCGCCCGGAGCGGTGCTGGCCGAAGTCGAGCAGTCGGTGCGCCTGGGGGTGAGCCGCACGCCGCTGCGCGAAGCGCTGGGGCGCCTGCTCGCCGACGGCCTCGTCGTGCAACCGTCGCCGCGGCTCACCGTGGTCAGCGACATCGATGCCGGCGACATCCGAGAGCTCTTCGAGGTGCGTCGCGCCCTGGAGGAGACGGCTGCACGCCTCGCCGCACGCGGGGCCGATGCCGATCTGTTCGCTGCGCTGGCCGGTGAGTTCGCGCGGACGGATGCCGCCGCCGACCCCGACGCCTACTACGCCCTCATCGCCCGCTTCGACGACGCCCTCGACGCGGCCGTCGCCAACGACTACCTGACCGCGGCCCTCAAGACGGTGCGGACCCACCTCGTCCGGGTCCGCCGGCTCGCGCGCGACAACCCCGCACGCCTGGCGGCATCCGTCGCCGAGCACCGACTGATCGCGTCCGCCGTCGCCGCCGGCGACGCCGACCTCGCCGCGCACGCCACCCATGTCCACCTGCACAACGCGCTCGTCGCGATCCTCGCCTCGCTGGAAGGAAACCCATGA
- a CDS encoding PucR family transcriptional regulator ligand-binding domain-containing protein, with translation MLPTVSEVLTLDAFAPGAPVVVVGGAALEASVRWVHVSDSADVARLLEGGELLLSTGSGWPDDPRRLTLFVAQLAEVGAAGIVLELGAHYRYVPAVLADAARSADIALIVLHREVKFVTITEAVHRRIIADQTAALEARDAVRTLFTGLALRGAPTEFIVEQVGLTLAAPVVLETVGHEVVVAHVGGATETRTLRDWARRSRAAAAAPDREGRTIVPVEARGIRWGWLVALPGAAHLAGRDAVLEQAATALALGRLADPGGEEWSRLGRRRVVDALIDGRFTGLSAVAARLDAAGMPLVGTVAFAAVALVSSGRGGDAVEVAAAADIAAAAIGARVVCGTSAPVDDGSALVRTPLILAVAGRATSAADNRADAFAAALEDALRAGSTSVRARVVLAPGTVIPALEPTAEYERAMGALIAGLRETIDLVGVDEGVRGSSRRGADGRRVAERPLTRVVAALRDDHRLVAHAERMLDPLLAETRARGGDLLDVLTALLAHPSNRTAAAEAAHLSRSVFYQRIALLEDLLGVDFDDGEQVAALHVAVLTHRLHAGG, from the coding sequence GTGCTCCCCACCGTCTCCGAGGTCCTGACGCTCGACGCCTTCGCCCCCGGCGCGCCGGTGGTGGTGGTGGGTGGGGCCGCGCTGGAGGCGTCTGTGCGCTGGGTGCATGTCTCCGACAGTGCGGACGTCGCGCGACTGCTCGAAGGCGGCGAGCTGCTGCTGTCCACCGGATCGGGATGGCCCGACGATCCCCGGCGGCTGACGCTGTTCGTCGCGCAGCTGGCCGAGGTGGGCGCCGCGGGCATCGTGCTCGAGCTGGGCGCCCACTACCGCTACGTACCGGCGGTTCTGGCCGACGCCGCGCGCAGCGCTGACATCGCCCTGATCGTGCTGCACCGCGAGGTGAAGTTCGTCACCATCACCGAGGCCGTACACCGCCGGATCATCGCCGACCAGACGGCGGCGCTGGAAGCCCGCGACGCGGTGCGCACACTGTTCACGGGGCTTGCGCTTCGCGGTGCGCCGACGGAGTTCATCGTCGAACAGGTCGGTCTCACGCTGGCCGCTCCCGTCGTCTTGGAGACCGTCGGTCACGAGGTCGTCGTCGCCCACGTCGGCGGAGCCACCGAGACCCGCACGCTGCGCGACTGGGCCCGCCGATCCCGCGCGGCCGCCGCGGCGCCTGATCGGGAGGGGCGCACGATCGTGCCGGTGGAGGCGCGCGGCATCCGCTGGGGATGGCTCGTGGCGCTGCCGGGCGCTGCCCACCTCGCCGGACGCGACGCCGTGCTCGAGCAGGCTGCCACCGCGCTCGCCCTCGGCAGGCTCGCCGATCCCGGCGGTGAGGAGTGGTCGCGGCTGGGACGGCGCCGGGTGGTCGACGCGCTGATCGACGGACGGTTCACCGGTCTGTCCGCGGTGGCGGCGCGGCTGGATGCCGCGGGCATGCCGCTCGTCGGCACGGTGGCCTTCGCGGCGGTCGCGCTCGTGTCCTCGGGCCGGGGCGGCGACGCGGTCGAGGTCGCGGCGGCCGCCGACATCGCCGCTGCGGCGATCGGCGCGCGCGTCGTGTGCGGCACGAGCGCGCCCGTCGACGACGGGTCGGCGCTCGTGCGTACGCCTCTGATCCTCGCCGTGGCGGGCCGCGCGACGAGTGCCGCCGACAACCGCGCCGACGCCTTCGCCGCCGCACTGGAAGACGCCCTGCGGGCGGGGTCGACGTCGGTGCGGGCGCGCGTCGTGCTCGCCCCGGGCACGGTCATTCCCGCGCTCGAGCCCACGGCCGAATACGAGCGTGCGATGGGAGCGCTCATCGCGGGCCTGCGCGAAACCATCGACCTCGTCGGCGTCGACGAAGGGGTGCGCGGGTCCTCCCGTCGAGGCGCGGACGGGCGGCGTGTGGCGGAGCGTCCCCTCACCCGGGTGGTCGCGGCGTTGCGCGACGATCACCGCCTCGTCGCTCATGCGGAGCGGATGCTCGATCCGTTGCTGGCCGAGACCCGCGCTCGGGGCGGCGACCTTCTCGACGTGCTGACGGCGCTGCTCGCGCACCCGTCCAACCGCACGGCGGCCGCCGAAGCGGCGCACCTCTCGCGCTCGGTGTTCTATCAGCGCATCGCCCTGCTCGAAGACCTTCTCGGCGTCGACTTCGACGATGGCGAGCAGGTCGCCGCTCTCCATGTCGCCGTGTTGACCCACCGGCTCCACGCGGGCGGGTGA